In Nymphaea colorata isolate Beijing-Zhang1983 chromosome 3, ASM883128v2, whole genome shotgun sequence, a genomic segment contains:
- the LOC116249700 gene encoding pentatricopeptide repeat-containing protein At4g39530 — MRLQRSVPLPIKRLSCLCSSYQSSRLSFPVHSFGETRQELATFLQSCAATNSSMDGKKAHGRTVLLGLLPDIFLENIILNVYSKTGCFREARQLFDGMRQRNLISWSTIISGFAQHGRGEEALLLYSQFQATHEKPNQFVLASVLRACSGLGAVEEAAQLHDYAIKAGLYADVFVGTALIDVYTKNCYIEEARLVFEELPVKNAVSWTAIIAGYSLVGRSEVSIELFSQMVKTDLQPDRYVLSSVISACSVLSLLDHGKQIHAYITRKQCELDVLVTNVLIDMYSKCSQLSIARKLFNQMVVRNVVSWTTMIAGYMQNSFDWDALLLFSMMNRQGWRPDGYTCTASLNSCGALEDFSFGQQIHCYTIKANIVQDEYVNNGLVDMYSKCNSVADARKIFDAMINYNVVSFNAMIEGYAQQGELQEVVDLFNQMRWTSVKLSLLTFVSVLGASLSSTDLWLSRQIHVLMIKEGMSLDLYAGSALVDVYSKSSNVDDARSVFEEMQERDIVVWNAMVSGYAQNANGEEALKLLIEMQHEGMVPDKFTYVAGFISASQLASLLHGSQLHNHVMKNGLDSEPFVSNALLDMYAKCGSIQDARKLFDAISSKDVVCWNSIISCYAQHGHAFEAFVMFEKMQETSIEPNYVTFVGILSACSHAGLIETGLRHFHSMKHKFNIEPGIEHYVCMVDLLGRAGKLDEVKLFLEQLPIVPDAVMLRSLLSACRKFGDINLAKHTAELAIATDPRDSGSRIMLSNMFASAGMWADVEKIRKGMNHSGIVKETGYSWIEVKNEVNAFVAKDKTHGQGELIYSVLGGLTLNMKSIGYVPDTVFLWHD; from the coding sequence ATGAGATTGCAGAGGTCTGTTCCTCTTCCCATTAAACGCTTATCCTGCCTTTGCTCATCATACCAGTCTTCCCGTTTAAGCTTTCCAGTTCATAGTTTTGGAGAAACTAGGCAGGAATTGGCCACCTTCTTGCAATCATGCGCCGCTACGAATTCTTCCATGGATGGGAAAAAAGCTCATGGAAGAACTGTACTTCTAGGCCTTTTGCCGGACATCTTTCTAGAGAACATCATCCTCAATGTGTACTCGAAAACTGGTTGTTTCAGGGAAGCACGCCAGTTGTTCGATGGAATGCGTCAGCGGAATCTCATATCATGGTCAACCATCATCTCCGGGTTTGCTCAGCATGGTCGTGGAGAGGAAGCTCTGCTACTCTACTCTCAGTTCCAAGCGACACATGAGAAGCCGAACCAGTTTGTTTTAGCTAGTGTTTTGCGGGCTTGTTCGGGGTTAGGCGCAGTGGAAGAGGCTGCCCAGTTGCATGATTATGCAATCAAAGCAGGTCTTTACGCTGATGTTTTTGTGGGTACGGCTCTAATTGATGTTTACACCAAGAATTGTTACATTGAAGAAGCTAGGTTGGTTTTCGAGGAATTACCTGTGAAGAATGCAGTTAGTTGGACGGCCATTATTGCTGGATACTCACTTGTTGGAAGGAGCGAGGTTTCAATTGAACTGTTTAGTCAGATGGTGAAAACCGATCTTCAGCCTGATAGGTACGTCCTCTCTAGTGTGATTAGTGCTTGTTCAGTTCTTTCATTGCTTGATCACGGCAAACAAATTCACGCATATATCACGAGGAAACAATGTGAGTTAGACGTATTGGTAACTAATGTGCTTATTGATATGTACTCAAAATGTTCACAGTTGAGTATTGCACGTAAATTATTCAATCAAATGGTTGTTAGGAACGTGGTCTCATGGACTACAATGATTGCTGGTTACATGCAGAACTCTTTTGATTGGGACGCTCTACTGCTGTTCTCAATGATGAATAGACAGGGGTGGAGGCCAGACGGATATACTTGCACAGCTAGTCTCAATTCCTGCGGTGCGCTTGAGGATTTCAGCTTTGGTCAACAGATACATTGCTACACTATCAAGGCTAACATTGTCCAGGACGAATATGTCAATAATGGTCTTGTCGACATGTACTCAAAGTGCAACTCTGTAGCAGATGCTAGGAAAATATTCGATGCAATGATCAACTATAACGTTGTTTCATTCAATGCAATGATTGAAGGGTATGCTCAACAAGGTGAGCTTCAAGAAGTGGTGGATCTTTTTAACCAGATGAGGTGGACATCAGTGAAACTCAGCCTCTTGACGTTTGTCAGTGTGCTGGGAGCGTCATTATCGAGTACAGATCTATGGTTGAGTAGGCAAATTCATGTCCTCATGATCAAGGAGGGAATGTCATTAGATCTTTATGCTGGAAGTGCTCTTGTCGATGTGTATTCCAAGTCTTCTAATGTGGATGATGCAAGATCTGTCTTTGAAGAAATGCAAGAAAGGGATATTGTAGTGTGGAATGCAATGGTATCTGGTTATGCTCAAAATGCAAATGGTGAAGAGGCTCTCAAACTCCTCATAGAAATGCAGCATGAAGGAATGGTTCCCGACAAATTTACTTATGTAGCTGGCTTTATTTCAGCCAGTCAATTGGCTTCCCTGCTGCATGGTTCGCAGCTCCATAACCATGTCATGAAGAATGGCCTAGATTCAGAGCCATTTGTTTCAAACGCTTTACTGGACATGTATGCAAAGTGTGGAAGCATTCAGGATGCCCGGAAACTTTTTGATGCCATTTCAAGCAAAGATGTGGTCTGCTGGAATTCGATAATATCATGTTATGCTCAACATGGCCATGCTTTTGAAGCTTTTgtaatgtttgagaaaatgcaagaaacaaGTATTGAACCCAACTATGTTACTTTTGTTGGAATTCTTTCTGCTTGTAGCCATGCTGGGCTTATTGAGACAGGGCTTCGACATTTCCATTCAATGAAGCACAAATTCAATATTGAACCTGGAATTGAACATTATGTTTGCATGGTTGATCTTTTAGGCAGAGCTGGCAAATTGGATGAAGTGAAGTTATTTTTGGAACAATTGCCAATTGTACCAGATGCAGTCATGTTGAGGAGTTTGCTTAGTGCGTGTAGAAAATTTGGAGACATCAATTTGGCAAAGCACACAGCTGAATTAGCTATAGCTACAGACCCAAGGGATAGTGGATCACGGATTATGCTTTCTAATATGTTTGCATCTGCAGGAATGTGGGCTGATGTGGAGAAAATCAGAAAAGGCATGAATCACAGTGGAATTGTAAAGGAAACTGGGTACAGTTGGATCGAAGTGAAGAATGAGGTGAATGCATTTGTGGCAAAAGACAAGACTCATGGACAAGGTGAACTAATCTATTCAGTCCTAGGAGGATTGACCCTAAACATGAAAAGTATTGGATATGTTCCTGACACAGTGTTTCTTTGGCATGATTGA
- the LOC116249720 gene encoding rho GDP-dissociation inhibitor 1-like: protein MSAVMGAVKNVGFSSELEKDEVLEGNGGSAGPSGDGPGSSDDVPKLTRKLSHASMYSTEDGEDAEDGDDDDDDEEDSESVKSKNAKKIDLGPLCSLKEQIEKDKDDDSLMRWKEQLLGSVDLAAVGENLEPEVKVLSLTILSPDRPDLELPIPFMPNSKGYAFALKDGSRYRLKFTFLVSNNIVSGLKYTNTVWKTGMRVDNTRVMLGTFSPQQEPYTYELEEETTPSGIFARGSYSARTKFVDDDGKVYLDISYTFEIRKEWPSPS, encoded by the exons ATGTCTGCTGTCATGGGAGCGGTGAAGAATGTCGGGTTTAGTTCGGAACTGGAGAAAGATGAAGTCCTGGAGGGTAATGGCGGCTCCGCTGGCCCTTCAGGCGATGGCCCTGGTAGTAGCGATGATGTTCCAAAGTTGACCAGGAAACTCAGCCATGCTTCCATGTACTCTACTGAGGATGGTGAGGATGCTGAGGACggtgatgatgacgatgatgatgaggaAGACAGTGAGTCTGTTAAGTCTAAGAATGCAAAAAAGATTGATCTTGGTCCTCTGTGCTCCCTCAAAGAACAAATCGAGAAAGATAAG GATGATGATAGCCTGATGAGGTGGAAAGAACAGTTGCTTGGAAGTGTGGATTTGGCTGCAGTTGGAG AGAACCTTGAACCAGAGGTTAAAGTTTTGAGTCTGACAATCTTATCGCCTGATCGGCCTGATCTCGAACTGCCGATTCCGTTTATGCCCAATTCGAAGGGTTACGCTTTCGCGCTCAAGGATGGAAGCCGTTACCGTCTCAAGTTCACCTTCCTGGTCTCCAATAACATCGTTTCTGGACTCAAGTATACCAACACCGTGTGGAAGACTGGCATGAGAG TGGATAATACAAGAGTGATGCTAGGAACTTTCAGTCCTCAGCAAGAACCTTACACTTATGAACTAGAGGAAGAAACCACACCATCTGGGATTTTTGCAAGGGGCTCCTACTCAGCCAGAACTAAA TTTGTTGATGATGACGGCAAGGTTTATTTGGACATCAGTTACACCTTTGAGATTCGAAAAGAATGGCCATCACCTTCCTGA